A genomic stretch from Sinorhizobium terangae includes:
- the ppk2 gene encoding polyphosphate kinase 2, with amino-acid sequence MAKNGKNGKKDKEKNKNKNKEKIGKIAELHETETKSSGDYAKELARLHVELAHLQAWVKKTGARVVIVFEGRDAAGKGGVIKRLTECVSPRVFRVVALPAPTDREKTQIYMQRYIQHLPAAGEVVIFDRSWYNRPGVERVMGFCTEEKARRFLELAPRFEAAMIESGIVLLKYFLDVSEEEQERRFRQRVDDPTRQWKLSPMDVESYRRWWDYTRAYDEMIRMTDTDFAPWWIVPSNDKKRARINCISHILASIPYERVKFPEPEFGKRQKRPNDYVDDTHVRRTVPDVF; translated from the coding sequence ATGGCCAAGAATGGCAAGAACGGCAAAAAAGATAAGGAAAAGAACAAGAACAAAAACAAGGAGAAGATCGGGAAAATCGCCGAGTTGCACGAGACTGAGACGAAATCGAGCGGCGACTATGCCAAGGAGCTCGCCCGGCTTCACGTCGAACTCGCCCATCTCCAGGCCTGGGTGAAGAAGACTGGAGCCCGCGTCGTCATCGTGTTCGAGGGCCGTGACGCGGCTGGCAAGGGCGGCGTGATCAAGCGGCTCACCGAGTGCGTCAGCCCGCGCGTCTTCCGCGTCGTCGCCCTGCCCGCTCCGACCGACCGGGAGAAGACCCAGATCTACATGCAGCGCTATATCCAACACCTGCCGGCGGCTGGCGAGGTCGTGATCTTCGACCGCTCCTGGTACAACCGCCCGGGCGTCGAGCGCGTCATGGGCTTCTGCACCGAGGAGAAGGCGCGGCGCTTCCTCGAACTTGCACCGCGGTTCGAGGCGGCAATGATCGAGAGCGGCATCGTGCTGCTCAAATATTTCCTCGATGTCAGCGAAGAGGAACAGGAACGGCGTTTCCGCCAGCGCGTTGACGACCCGACCCGCCAGTGGAAATTAAGCCCGATGGACGTTGAATCCTATCGCCGCTGGTGGGACTATACCCGCGCCTATGACGAAATGATCCGCATGACCGATACCGACTTTGCCCCGTGGTGGATCGTGCCCTCCAACGACAAGAAGCGCGCGCGGATCAACTGCATCTCGCACATCCTGGCCTCGATCCCCTACGAGCGGGTGAAGTTCCCGGAACCCGAGTTCGGCAAGCGGCAGAAGCGCCCGAACGACTACGTCGACGACACGCATGTCCGCCGGACCGTGCCGGATGTTTTCTGA
- a CDS encoding histidine kinase — translation MPENKDAVSSEAPISAAQLRMQMLEREMAEMEKERKLRSLQEQKLADFAADFLEKHVTEQEIAVVRRLVANAVKDGKFEAMVYSFPSSLCTDSGRAINSADRDWPQTLQGKAREFYERYQTFGKPQGYKLKAMIINFPGGMPGDVGFFLDWSSDKA, via the coding sequence ATGCCGGAAAACAAAGACGCCGTTTCAAGCGAAGCACCCATTAGCGCCGCACAGCTTCGCATGCAGATGCTGGAGCGGGAGATGGCGGAGATGGAAAAGGAGCGAAAGCTCCGGTCGCTGCAGGAACAGAAGCTTGCCGATTTCGCCGCAGATTTCCTCGAAAAACACGTCACGGAGCAGGAAATCGCGGTTGTTCGCCGGCTTGTCGCCAACGCGGTCAAGGACGGCAAATTCGAAGCCATGGTCTACAGCTTCCCGTCCTCGCTCTGCACCGACAGCGGGCGGGCGATCAACAGTGCCGACCGCGACTGGCCGCAAACCCTGCAGGGCAAGGCCAGGGAGTTCTACGAGCGCTATCAGACCTTCGGCAAGCCGCAGGGCTACAAGCTGAAGGCGATGATCATCAATTTTCCCGGCGGCATGCCGGGTGATGTCGGCTTCTTTCTGGACTGGTCGTCCGACAAGGCCTGA
- a CDS encoding GFA family protein — translation MNENSLSWEGGCRCGGVRFKVSAPPLLTMACHCTGCQRMTASAFSLSVAIPSEGFAVTKGEPVIGGVHGATRHYFCPHCMSWMFTRPEGMDWFVNVRATMLDDPSWFSPFIETWTSEKLPWATTPAVHSYETLPPLEAYEGLLEEYRKQAGVPPA, via the coding sequence GTGAACGAGAACAGCTTGTCTTGGGAAGGGGGATGCCGCTGCGGCGGGGTGCGGTTCAAGGTCAGCGCTCCGCCGCTACTCACCATGGCCTGCCACTGCACCGGTTGCCAGCGGATGACCGCCAGCGCCTTCTCGCTGAGCGTCGCCATCCCAAGCGAAGGGTTTGCCGTGACGAAGGGCGAGCCGGTGATCGGGGGTGTGCACGGCGCGACCCGGCACTACTTCTGCCCGCACTGCATGAGCTGGATGTTCACGCGGCCGGAGGGCATGGACTGGTTCGTCAACGTCCGCGCGACGATGCTCGACGATCCGAGCTGGTTTTCGCCGTTCATCGAGACCTGGACGAGCGAGAAGCTGCCCTGGGCAACGACACCCGCCGTCCATAGCTACGAGACGCTGCCGCCGTTGGAGGCCTATGAGGGGCTGTTGGAGGAATACCGAAAGCAGGCTGGCGTTCCGCCCGCGTGA
- a CDS encoding DUF924 family protein: MTDEIAICTPEEVLKFWFTELSYDEWFTPSVELDRQCAQRFQASHLALSRKLDDVWRATPEHWLAVILLFDQLPRNMYRGSPLAFATDCLALREANLAIGASADLAVPKEWRAFFYMPFEHSENLTDQTMAVKLFTELGDADYLDYAIRHRQVIEQFGRFPHRNAILGRVSTPAEEAYLAQPGAGF; encoded by the coding sequence ATGACTGACGAGATCGCGATCTGCACGCCGGAAGAGGTCCTGAAATTTTGGTTCACGGAGCTTTCCTACGACGAATGGTTCACGCCGAGTGTTGAGCTCGACCGGCAATGCGCGCAGCGCTTCCAGGCCTCGCATCTGGCGCTTTCGCGAAAGCTCGACGACGTCTGGCGGGCAACGCCAGAGCACTGGCTTGCGGTCATCCTTCTCTTCGACCAGTTGCCGCGCAACATGTATCGCGGCTCGCCGCTCGCCTTTGCCACCGATTGTCTGGCGTTGCGCGAGGCGAACCTCGCCATCGGCGCGAGCGCCGATCTGGCGGTGCCGAAGGAGTGGCGCGCCTTCTTCTACATGCCCTTCGAGCATTCGGAAAACCTGACCGACCAGACGATGGCGGTAAAACTCTTCACCGAGCTCGGCGACGCCGACTATCTGGATTATGCCATCCGGCACCGCCAGGTGATCGAGCAATTCGGCCGCTTTCCGCATCGCAACGCCATTCTCGGCCGGGTTTCGACACCGGCCGAGGAAGCCTACCTGGCGCAGCCGGGCGCGGGGTTTTAA